The genomic stretch AAAGAAATATTTAAATGCAAAAAAACAAAAATACCAAGACTTACTTTTAAAATTACAAAAACAATTACAACAATTCCAAATCCATAATAACGATTTAAAAATTAATAAACTAGCTTTTGATAAAATTAAAAGAGAACAAATTATTAGTAAGTTAAAATGGTATTTTATCGCAGGACTTTTAGTGTTTTTATTAACAATTGGGATTGTGATTTATTTAGTCTAAACTGAAAATATCTGGCTTTAATGCCAGATATTTTATTTAATTTGCTTAATTTTCACGTTACTTAAATACTTGTTGGTTTTTTCTAGATTGCCAACATGGAAACTATTAACAGTCCCCATTGCTCCAGCGCTAGCAAAGCTAAAAGCTAGTTTTGGGTCATTAGTTTCTAGATATTTTGCACTAAATAATGAGATCATGCTATCTCCAGCTCCAGTAGCCGAAACTACTTCAAGGGGTTTAAGTACAGTAGCTTTAAAGATTTGTTTTTTATCAGTTAATAAATAAGCTCCATCCTTATCCATTGAAACAATAATATTTTGAGCTCCAAAACTTTGAAGATTTTCCATTGCTTTAATTAAATCTTTTTCACTATGAATTGTTAAATTGAAATTTCTTGTTAATTCATCAAAATTAGGTTTAATTAAAAATGGTTTAAAGGCTAAAAAGTCTTTTAAATTAGCTGAGTCAATATCTAATAAAAATTGGGTATTATTTTTAAATAAAATTGTTAAAATTTCAGTTAAAAAACTTTCATCACTTAAGCCCATAATCATAACTAAATCGTTTTTATTAAGTCTTGAAAGCTTAGTTAAAATTGCTTGTTTAATTTCATTAGTTAACTTAGTTTTAGGTCCATTTAGTTCAAAGCTATTTAGATTGCCATAATACTTAATATTAATTCTAGTTAATTCAGGATGATTAATATTTTCAATTTTCAAGTTTTCTTTGTTAAAAAATTCTTGAAAATTATTAAAAGTATTTAAGTCAAATAAACTGAAAGCAATGTTATCAAAATTATGGCGCTTTAAAATAATTGAAGCATTAATACCTTTACCACCAGGTAAAAGTTGATAATTTTGGTAACGGTTAACTTTTTCTAAAGAGAATTCTTCAGATTTGATTAATAAATCTGAAGATGGAGAGAGTGTTAAAGTATAAATCACGTTTATTTTGCTCTTTTTAATCTAAGTCAATTAGGGTGTTTTTGGTTGAGTTTACTAAAGAAAATAATTGCTCCAGCTTGTGCCATTGCTCCTGCTAGAATCGCTAAAATCCAAAAGACAATACCCATTCCAACTTGAGTTCCAAAGTCACTAAATAAATTACTTCTTGCTAAAAATCCTACGAAAATTCCACCATGTGGAGCAATAATATTTACTCCTAATGATTCTGATAAAATTCCCGCTACTGCTCCACCAATTACGTTTGATGGAACTAATACTTTAGGATTTTTTGAAGTATAAGGAATTGCTCCTTCAGAAATAAATGAAATACCAAAAAGAATATTTGAATATTTACCTGAGTTAATTTCTTCTTTAGTTCAAAGTTTTTTACTTATAAACATTGATAGTGCAATTCCAAGTGGTGGAACCATACCGGCAGCCATTACAGCGGCCATTGAGACACTTGATTTTCCACCAGCAATAGTTAAAGTTCCAAAGATATAAGCAGCCTTATTAACTGGCCCACCCAAGTCAATTGCCATCATAGCACCTAGGATTAAGCCTAAAATTCAAGCAAGTTTAGGATTTGCTTCAAATAATCCAAGGAATAACACTAATCCTAAGTTAACAAAGATTAGTGCAATATTTGCAACTCAAAATAGTATTGCAATAGTTAAGGTTCCAAGCAATGGAATAAATAAAATATTTTTAATCCCTTGCATGGTTTGAGGAAGTTTGCCAAAAATATATTTTGAGAAAACTATTACCATTGCAGCAGCAAAAAATGCTCCTAAAATTCCTCCGATAAATCCCGATCCAGTGCCAGCAAAAGCTTCTGGATTAGCAACGTTCGAAGCTTTTATAGCTCCATTTAAAAAGCCATAAGTTGAACTTAATTGGCCACTAGCTATTGCACCAACAACAAAGCCTGGTAATAATCCTTGCCGTCCAACTAAAGCATAAGTGATATAAGCTGCTAAAATTGGTACAGCTAAGTTAAGTCCAATTTTACCTAAGTCAAACACAATTTTGGATATTGGTGCATTAAATCCAAAATTACTTAAAAACACTGGTGAATTAATATCAGTTTTATTAATTCCTCCGATAATAATGTCTAATAAAAATCCAATTGCTAATAAAATTCCACCAAAGACAATAAATGGAAGCATGTGAGAAATACCTGACATTAAAGCACGTCTTAGTTTTCCAACAAAACCATCAAAAGACATTTCAGCAAATGATTCATCATTTGCTTTGCCTACTTTAACTTTAGTTCCTTTATTAGCTAATACTTGTTCAATTTGTTCTTTAGTTTTATAAATTGCTTTTTGTGTTGAAATTTCTAATACGTTTGTAGCATTAGCAAATTTACTTTTTTCAATTTCCCTGTCAGTTGCCAAAATAATTCCTTTAGCATTAGCAATATCTTTTGTGGTTAAGGCATTTTTCACCCCTTCAGCACCTTGGGTTTCAACTTTAATACGTAAATTCATTTTTTTAGCTTGCTCAAATAACTTTTCTTTCGCTAAAAAAGTATGAGCAATTCCAGTAGGGCAAGCGGTAACTGCAACAATATCATATGTTCCTTCTTGTCCTTCTGTTTCAGCAACATCCTTAGTTTCAAAAGCATCAAATAAGTCTAAAAATTCTTCACTAGTTTTAACTTTATCTAAACTAGCGATAAATTCAGGTTTTAAAAGTAATGATGATAATTGTTGCATTATTTCAATATGACCTGATTCTCTTTGGTTTTTTGATAAAGCAATTCCAAAGATATATTTAACTGGTTTTTGATCTAAAGCATTTCAGTCTAAATTATTTACCCTTGCAAATAATAATGTACTTTGCTTCATCGCCTCATCTCCAAGATGAGGCATTGCAATAAAATCACCAATTCCAGTTGAACTTTGTTTTTCACGAGCTAAAAATAGTTCATAGATTTTTGATGAATCTATTGCATAATTTTTAGATACAAGTTCATTAGCAAAAAACTTTAAAACTTCGTCCTTAGAAATAAAGTTTTGATCTAAATAAATTGTATCTTTATTTTTAAATAATGATTTAATATTCATAAGTCCTTTCGTTGTATCTATTTATATTATATTATAATATAACTTCAAGTTTGTAATTTATCTTAAAAAACATGGAAATAATTCCATATTTTGTTTTTTAATTTTTCTGTTATAATATTTGTTACAATTTTATAAAGGAGCAGACTATGGAGTTAGAAAAATATACTGCGGCTTACTTTTCGACTACCAAAGAAATTTTAGCCAAAGAAAAACCAGATAATGTTATCGTCATGCAATTTTTCCAACGTAAAGATGATTGTATCCTTGGAGGAATTAATGATGTATTAGCTTTGCTTGAAGCTAATACTGATACTAGCAAATATTCAATTAAATATCTTCCGGAAGGAAGCAAAATAAATAATTTAGATATTGTTTTAGAACTTGAAGGCCATTACCATGATTTTGGTCTTTGAGAAGGAGTAATTGATGGAATTTTAAGCCGCTATTCATCAATAGCTTCAAATGCTGCTAGGTGTGTTAGAGCTGCAAGAGGTAAAGAAATTATTTTTATGGGTGATAGAGCTGATCATTATATTAACCAAGAAATTGATGGTAAAGCTGCAAGGCTTGGTGGCATTAAGTTAGTTTCTACTTTGGCTCAAAAAACAAGTGATTTAGTTGTGGATGAAAATTTATTTGGCAGTATGCCTCATGTCTTAATCCAAGGATTTAATGGTGATGTAGTAGCAGCTGCAAAAGCTTTTTTAAAAACTTTTCCAAATCGCAAATTAATTGCTTTAGTTGATTATAATAATAATGTAATTCAAGATTCGCTCAAACTTTGAAATACATTAGGTAACAAAGTTTGAGGAGTACGAGTCGATACTTCAAAAAATATGTCAGACCATATGTTTGATCACCAAAAACCTCAATATGGTGTTAATCCTGAACAAATTACTAGACTTAGAAATGTTTTAGATCAAGCTGGTGCAAAGCAATGAAAAATTGTAGTTTCATCTGGTTTTAATGAAACTAAGATTAAAGAATTTGAAGAACTACATGTTCCAGTTGATTATTATGGAGTAGGTCAAAGTATTTTTAAACTAACCCACACATTTTCTGCTGATGCTACTTTTTTAAATGGCAATCCCGAAGCTAAAGAAGGTCGTAAATATCGTTTTAATCCTAAATTAATTAAATATCAAAAATAAAAAAAGTATTTGCACTAAATACAAATACTTTAGAATATACTATTAATCTTTATAAAATTTTTTAAATTCTTCGTTATATCATTTATTTAATTTATCATAATATTCTTTAGCTTCTGATGCTGACCCTGTAATAGGGAATTCATTATCTGCAAAATAAGTATTAATTTTGAAATTTTGCTTTTTAGGTAGTATGAATGATTTCCAAAGTTGTCCTGAAACTGTTATATCAAAAACCCTATAAATTGATCCATCGTCAATAATATTTAGTTCGAGCGAATCATTTGACATAAATGGAATTATAAAATAACTAAAATTTTCTTTTTCATCTGCATGTAAAATATAAAGATCATTTGTTTCTAAAAGATTAGAAACTTTTTGGGAATTTAAAAACCTTTTTTCAAATTCACTAACAATATCGCTTTCAACTGGAGTATAGTTATCTACTGAATTTAAATCTTTGTATCTTTTAACAATAATATTGTCAAATTCTTCTTTAGAAGATATTTTAATAATTTTACTGTTAAAGCCATTATAATTTTTTACATAAAGTGGCTTTTGCACATGATCAAAAAACGTAAATTCTCATTGCTGACCATTTTTTTGATTTATTTTTCTAGCAATTTCCTTTGTTCTGCTATCTATAGATAAATGATTAACTTTTGATATTTTGTCAAATTTATTGCTAAGTTCAAAGTAAATTTTGTTTGCCTTTTGGGAAACTTCAGTTTTTAATTTATAGTCAGGTAATAATTTAAGTGAAATATCTTCGTGTTTCTTATTTTCTTTTACATCTGAACAAGAAAAAAGAGAAAAAGGAATAACTACGGTTGTTAATCCAATTAATATTTTTTTAATTTTAGTCATTTCTTACCACATGTGTCACTGCAAGTAGGTCATCAACTGAGTTGCTAAAGTTAACTGATTTATATTTTTTAATAACATATCTATATGTTCCTGATTTAGTAGGTTTATATTCTAACAGTTCATTATTACTATTAATAGAATCAACTCTCTTTACTTCTTCCCATTGTCCATTTGGGTTTTGAAACTCAAGAATTAAATCATAGTTAGTAAACCAATGTCCTCCTTGTCTTCTAACTGCTTCGTAGAACTCAAGTTTTGATTTATTTTTCTTTAAAATACCGGCATTAAACAATCATGAACTAGAAACTTTTAGAGTTTGATTAGTGTCAACAAAAATTGAACTACTTGTAAGTACAATTTCATTAAAATTATCAGAAGTTACACTGACTGTTCTGTAGTTTTTAGCTGCTTCATGCATTGCAACTCCATCAAGGGTACCTGCACCAAATTTTTCTTCATATCCGCTTCTTTTATATTTTAACCCGTCTAATTTAGGGGTTACTGCTGAAGTTGATAAAATTGTTTTTATAATAGGAATTCTAAATTCACTAGTGTCTATTCCTGGATATGCTTTTAAAAAACTTGAAACTACTCCAACAACGAGCGGTGTTGCATAACTGGTTCCACTTCTATACTCATAATTTTCTTTGTTCATTCATGTTTCATAATAAGGGTTATAAAAACTTCCAGGAGAAACTAATAAAGGTTTTGCAAGTTCTGAAAATTTTTTTTCTAATTTATAATTAGTATAGCCCGCAGTTTTGTTTTTAGATACATTATTAACTTTTGCTTTATCAGATAAAGCACCAACAACAATTGAGTTAAATGATAATTTGCCACTGCCCATTTGGTGATGTTGTTTATTACCATCATTTCCAGCTGAAATAAAGTTAATAACTCCATATTTGCGTGCTATATAATCTAAATAATACGCATCCTCATCATATAATGTATAATATCCGGGTTTGCGAATATCTAGGCCATAGCTGTGGTTAATAATTCTTACCCCGTCATCTAAAATCATTTTCTCAATTACAGTTTGCCATTCACCATGATTTTGAAATTTAGAAAGATAAACTGATGAAGTTTTATCAGCACCAAATTGACTACCTGCAATCATAGCAACTATAGTTGCATGATAATCTGGATCACTTCCGAGTTGTTTAGCAATATCATTTTCATTTATTTTTATTCCGTTTCTAAAAAATTCAGAATATTTAGTATCATATTTATTTTTTCCTACTTCAATAATTCCAATTTTTCCAACTTTAGTATTGTATGCTCCATATTGTCCCTTAACAATTTCAAGGTTCTTACTTATTGATTCCTTAAAATTATTCAAGCTTTTTGTTGGAGCAAGATTGAGGTACCAGTGTGTTCTACGATAATATTCAAAACTAGGATCATTTCCTCAAACATTTTCAAACTTTAATTCATTTTTAAAAACAATAACTTGGAAAACTTCTTCAAAATCTTTAATTTTATTTACGAAGTTTTCACGGTCATCTTCATTTTCAAAGTAAAAAAAGACAATTGGCAATATCCTACTTTGGATATGCTTACTAAATTTTAATTTACTATTTACAATTTTTCCCACAAATTCACTATTTATCTGTTGGAAAAAATCAGTATCCTCAACATCTGATCCTGGCTTTAGTATTAATTTTAATTCAAAATTATTATTAATAGGTGTCTCTTGGATTTCTCCGTTAGCCAAGGTTTCTATACTTACCATTTGTTCCCTAACAACTATTTTTTCATTTTTTGATTTATTGTACCAATAATTATTAGTTATATATTCTTTTACAATTTTATTATGAGGGACTAAAGCTATACTAACTGCAGCTAACGAGCTTAAAAATATTAATAGCATTTTTCTTGTCTTAAAGAACATTTTGTTATATCCTTTCGGTTTATATTAGTAATTTTGTTTAAATTGTGCAGCTTAATTTTATTTAAAAAAAGGCCACACAATTATTATAATATATAATAAGGTTTATAAAAATAGCCAAAGATATATATATATATATATATCTTAGTAATTAATTACCATTGTTGTATTTCAAAATCTATAAAATTCATAAAAAAATAACTCAAGCTAGGCTTGAGTTTTATATATTATTATTGTCAAGTAAATTATTCAACTGAAACTTCAGCACCCGCTTCAGCTAAAGTAGCACGGATTGATTCAGCTTCTTCTGGTTTAATGTTTTCTTTAATAACTGCTGGTAAAGCATCAACAACTTTTTTAGCATCCATTAATGAAAGACCAAGAACTGCTTGAACTGCTTTGATAACTGGAATTTTTTTACCGTTATCTGCTTTTAAAACAACTTTAACACTTGTTTTTTCTTCACTAGCACCCTCAGCTGGAGCAGCTGCTACAGCCATAGCAGCCATAGGGTCAATTCCAAATTCTTCTTTCATTGCTTCAACAAGTTCCATTACTTCTTTAATTGACATTTCTTTTAATGATTCGATAAATGTTTCTTTGGTTAATTTAGCCATAATTAAATTTCCTTTCTGATATTATTATTAATAAAATTATTCTGATTGACTTTCACTGTACATCTTAAGTGATAGTCCTAATTGTTGTAAAGGTGACATCATTGAACGAGCAAGAATTGCAAGCGCTTCTTCATAAGTAGGAAGAGTTGCAACATCTTTAACACCTTGTGCATCAATAACCTTACCTTCGAATGTTCCTGCTTTAATTACCATTAGCTTATGTTTTTTAGCAAATGAAACTAATAGTTTAGCAGCAGACA from Mycoplasmopsis bovirhinis encodes the following:
- a CDS encoding 1-phosphofructokinase → MIYTLTLSPSSDLLIKSEEFSLEKVNRYQNYQLLPGGKGINASIILKRHNFDNIAFSLFDLNTFNNFQEFFNKENLKIENINHPELTRINIKYYGNLNSFELNGPKTKLTNEIKQAILTKLSRLNKNDLVMIMGLSDESFLTEILTILFKNNTQFLLDIDSANLKDFLAFKPFLIKPNFDELTRNFNLTIHSEKDLIKAMENLQSFGAQNIIVSMDKDGAYLLTDKKQIFKATVLKPLEVVSATGAGDSMISLFSAKYLETNDPKLAFSFASAGAMGTVNSFHVGNLEKTNKYLSNVKIKQIK
- a CDS encoding PTS fructose transporter subunit IIABC, which codes for MNIKSLFKNKDTIYLDQNFISKDEVLKFFANELVSKNYAIDSSKIYELFLAREKQSSTGIGDFIAMPHLGDEAMKQSTLLFARVNNLDWNALDQKPVKYIFGIALSKNQRESGHIEIMQQLSSLLLKPEFIASLDKVKTSEEFLDLFDAFETKDVAETEGQEGTYDIVAVTACPTGIAHTFLAKEKLFEQAKKMNLRIKVETQGAEGVKNALTTKDIANAKGIILATDREIEKSKFANATNVLEISTQKAIYKTKEQIEQVLANKGTKVKVGKANDESFAEMSFDGFVGKLRRALMSGISHMLPFIVFGGILLAIGFLLDIIIGGINKTDINSPVFLSNFGFNAPISKIVFDLGKIGLNLAVPILAAYITYALVGRQGLLPGFVVGAIASGQLSSTYGFLNGAIKASNVANPEAFAGTGSGFIGGILGAFFAAAMVIVFSKYIFGKLPQTMQGIKNILFIPLLGTLTIAILFWVANIALIFVNLGLVLFLGLFEANPKLAWILGLILGAMMAIDLGGPVNKAAYIFGTLTIAGGKSSVSMAAVMAAGMVPPLGIALSMFISKKLWTKEEINSGKYSNILFGISFISEGAIPYTSKNPKVLVPSNVIGGAVAGILSESLGVNIIAPHGGIFVGFLARSNLFSDFGTQVGMGIVFWILAILAGAMAQAGAIIFFSKLNQKHPNWLRLKRAK
- a CDS encoding nicotinate phosphoribosyltransferase, producing the protein MKEQTMELEKYTAAYFSTTKEILAKEKPDNVIVMQFFQRKDDCILGGINDVLALLEANTDTSKYSIKYLPEGSKINNLDIVLELEGHYHDFGLWEGVIDGILSRYSSIASNAARCVRAARGKEIIFMGDRADHYINQEIDGKAARLGGIKLVSTLAQKTSDLVVDENLFGSMPHVLIQGFNGDVVAAAKAFLKTFPNRKLIALVDYNNNVIQDSLKLWNTLGNKVWGVRVDTSKNMSDHMFDHQKPQYGVNPEQITRLRNVLDQAGAKQWKIVVSSGFNETKIKEFEELHVPVDYYGVGQSIFKLTHTFSADATFLNGNPEAKEGRKYRFNPKLIKYQK
- a CDS encoding S8 family serine peptidase — protein: MLLIFLSSLAAVSIALVPHNKIVKEYITNNYWYNKSKNEKIVVREQMVSIETLANGEIQETPINNNFELKLILKPGSDVEDTDFFQQINSEFVGKIVNSKLKFSKHIQSRILPIVFFYFENEDDRENFVNKIKDFEEVFQVIVFKNELKFENVWGNDPSFEYYRRTHWYLNLAPTKSLNNFKESISKNLEIVKGQYGAYNTKVGKIGIIEVGKNKYDTKYSEFFRNGIKINENDIAKQLGSDPDYHATIVAMIAGSQFGADKTSSVYLSKFQNHGEWQTVIEKMILDDGVRIINHSYGLDIRKPGYYTLYDEDAYYLDYIARKYGVINFISAGNDGNKQHHQMGSGKLSFNSIVVGALSDKAKVNNVSKNKTAGYTNYKLEKKFSELAKPLLVSPGSFYNPYYETWMNKENYEYRSGTSYATPLVVGVVSSFLKAYPGIDTSEFRIPIIKTILSTSAVTPKLDGLKYKRSGYEEKFGAGTLDGVAMHEAAKNYRTVSVTSDNFNEIVLTSSSIFVDTNQTLKVSSSWLFNAGILKKNKSKLEFYEAVRRQGGHWFTNYDLILEFQNPNGQWEEVKRVDSINSNNELLEYKPTKSGTYRYVIKKYKSVNFSNSVDDLLAVTHVVRND
- the rplL gene encoding 50S ribosomal protein L7/L12, with protein sequence MAKLTKETFIESLKEMSIKEVMELVEAMKEEFGIDPMAAMAVAAAPAEGASEEKTSVKVVLKADNGKKIPVIKAVQAVLGLSLMDAKKVVDALPAVIKENIKPEEAESIRATLAEAGAEVSVE